In Phreatobacter stygius, a genomic segment contains:
- the secB gene encoding protein-export chaperone SecB, with protein MTPNGGNETEAAPQLNVLAQYIKDLSFENPNAPRSLMPQQEQPAINIQINVNANPMSETEFQIELTIDGDARTKDLILFKFELVYGGIFRIAGVPAEAVHPIVLIECPRLLFPFARQIIANSTRDGGFPPLYLDPVDFAALYRQRIAENPQAPAGPALTQ; from the coding sequence ATGACCCCCAACGGCGGCAATGAAACGGAAGCCGCGCCTCAGCTCAACGTGCTGGCGCAGTATATCAAGGATCTCTCCTTCGAGAATCCCAACGCCCCGCGCTCGCTGATGCCCCAGCAGGAGCAGCCGGCGATCAATATCCAGATCAACGTCAACGCCAATCCGATGAGCGAGACGGAGTTCCAGATCGAGCTGACCATCGATGGCGATGCGCGCACCAAGGATCTGATCCTGTTCAAGTTCGAGCTGGTCTATGGCGGCATCTTCCGCATTGCCGGCGTGCCGGCCGAGGCGGTCCATCCGATCGTGCTGATCGAGTGCCCGCGCCTGCTGTTTCCCTTCGCGCGCCAGATCATCGCCAATTCGACCCGCGACGGCGGCTTCCCGCCGCTCTATCTCGACCCGGTCGATTTCGCCGCGCTCTATCGCCAGCGCATTGCCGAGAACCCGCAGGCTCCGGCCGGCCCGGCTTTGACCCAGTAA
- the hrpB gene encoding ATP-dependent helicase HrpB, whose product MFTSALPIDEALPGLKAALAATPSAVLVAPPGAGKSTRVPLVLAGEAWVGDGKILVLEPRRIAARAVADRMARTLGEPVGATVGLRVRFGSKISGRTRIEVVTEGIFTRMILDDPALSGVSAVLFDEFHERSLDADLGLALALDAQAGLREDLRILVMSATLDGARVARLLGDAPVVESAGRAYPVETRFTGRDPAARLEDEVTRVVRRALAEEPGSALVFLPGTAEIRRVADLLKATIKDPAVDIVPLYGALEPREQDRAVEPAASGRRKVVLATSIAETSLTIEGVRIVVDSGLARVPRFEPDLGLTRLETVRVSRAAADQRRGRAGRTQAGVCYRLWDEAQEGSFPAYAAPEILAADLSSLLLDCASWGVTDPLTLAFLDPPPKPALAEARVLLESLGALEPDGRINAEGERLRALPLAPRLARMVVDAARRGEGRLAADLALIVSERGLGGDDVHLGHRLDRLRSDRGKRAEEGRRMAAGWLRDVNAVRDEGAGPERAGAVLALAFPDRIAKARGRDGEFLLANGRGAAVDAASPLAREPFLAIAEIGGVAARSRIFSAAPITLAEIEADFADRIATREEVVFDKTAAALRARRARRLGAIALGVDTLAVPANEASAVALAEGIAGLGIGRLPWSKTQLAMRHRVAFLRRVDQSFPDLSDETLAATAAAWLPHHILGKTALAQIGADDLGAALDQLVPWDVKRRIETDLPSHFDAPSGQRHPIDYEGGEPTLSIRVQELFGLAVHPSVARGKIPLVVELLSPAHRPVQVTRDLPGFWKGSYQAVKSEMKGRYPRHPWPDDPAAAAATHRAKPRGT is encoded by the coding sequence GTGTTCACTTCAGCGCTCCCCATCGATGAGGCCTTGCCCGGGTTGAAGGCGGCGCTCGCCGCCACGCCGTCCGCCGTGCTGGTGGCGCCGCCCGGCGCCGGCAAATCGACCCGCGTGCCGCTGGTGCTGGCGGGCGAGGCCTGGGTCGGCGACGGTAAGATCCTGGTGCTCGAGCCCCGGCGCATCGCGGCCCGCGCGGTCGCCGACCGGATGGCCAGGACGCTCGGCGAGCCGGTCGGCGCGACCGTCGGCCTGCGTGTGCGCTTCGGCTCCAAGATCTCGGGCCGCACCCGCATCGAGGTGGTCACCGAAGGCATTTTCACCCGCATGATCCTGGACGATCCGGCGCTGTCGGGCGTGTCGGCCGTGCTGTTCGACGAATTCCACGAGCGCAGCCTCGATGCCGATCTCGGCCTTGCCCTGGCGCTCGACGCCCAGGCCGGCCTGCGCGAGGACCTGCGCATCCTGGTCATGTCGGCAACGCTCGACGGTGCGCGGGTCGCAAGGCTGCTCGGCGACGCGCCGGTGGTCGAGAGCGCCGGCCGGGCCTATCCCGTCGAGACCCGTTTCACCGGCCGCGATCCGGCCGCCCGGCTCGAGGACGAGGTTACCCGCGTGGTGCGACGCGCCTTGGCCGAGGAACCGGGCTCGGCCCTGGTCTTCCTGCCCGGCACAGCCGAGATCCGGCGGGTCGCCGACCTGTTGAAAGCCACGATCAAGGACCCGGCCGTCGACATCGTGCCGCTTTATGGCGCGCTCGAACCGCGCGAGCAGGACCGTGCGGTTGAACCAGCCGCGAGCGGCCGGCGCAAGGTGGTGCTGGCGACCTCGATCGCCGAGACCTCGCTGACCATCGAGGGCGTGCGCATCGTGGTCGATTCAGGCCTTGCCCGGGTGCCGCGCTTCGAACCGGACCTCGGCCTGACCCGGCTCGAAACCGTGCGCGTGTCGCGCGCCGCAGCCGACCAGCGCCGCGGCCGCGCCGGCCGCACGCAGGCGGGTGTCTGCTACCGGCTCTGGGACGAGGCGCAGGAGGGCTCGTTCCCGGCCTATGCCGCACCCGAGATCCTGGCCGCCGATCTCTCGTCGCTGCTGCTCGACTGCGCGTCCTGGGGTGTCACCGATCCCTTGACCCTGGCCTTTCTCGATCCGCCGCCGAAACCGGCTCTGGCCGAGGCGCGTGTCCTGCTCGAAAGCCTCGGCGCGCTCGAGCCGGACGGCCGGATCAATGCCGAGGGCGAGAGGCTGCGCGCCCTGCCGCTGGCGCCAAGGCTCGCCCGCATGGTGGTCGATGCCGCCAGGCGCGGCGAGGGCCGGCTGGCCGCCGATCTCGCGCTCATCGTCTCGGAACGGGGCCTTGGCGGCGACGACGTCCATCTCGGCCACCGGCTCGACCGGCTGCGCTCCGATCGCGGCAAGCGCGCCGAAGAGGGCCGGCGCATGGCCGCCGGCTGGCTCCGCGACGTCAATGCCGTCAGGGACGAAGGCGCCGGTCCCGAACGCGCCGGCGCCGTGCTGGCGCTGGCCTTCCCCGATCGCATTGCCAAGGCGCGTGGCCGCGACGGCGAATTCCTGCTGGCCAATGGCCGGGGCGCGGCGGTCGATGCCGCCTCGCCCCTGGCGCGCGAGCCGTTCCTGGCCATTGCCGAAATCGGCGGCGTTGCCGCCCGTTCGCGGATCTTCTCGGCCGCGCCGATCACCCTCGCCGAGATCGAGGCCGATTTCGCCGACCGCATCGCGACGCGCGAGGAGGTGGTCTTCGACAAGACGGCGGCCGCCTTGCGGGCGCGCCGGGCGCGCCGCCTCGGCGCCATTGCGCTCGGCGTCGATACGCTGGCCGTGCCGGCCAATGAGGCGAGCGCCGTGGCGCTCGCCGAAGGCATTGCCGGGCTCGGCATCGGCCGGCTGCCCTGGTCGAAGACCCAGCTCGCCATGCGCCATCGTGTCGCCTTCCTGCGCCGTGTCGACCAGAGCTTTCCCGATCTCTCCGACGAAACCCTGGCGGCAACCGCCGCCGCATGGCTGCCCCACCATATTCTCGGCAAGACCGCACTGGCCCAGATCGGCGCCGACGATCTCGGCGCGGCGCTCGACCAGCTGGTGCCCTGGGACGTCAAGCGACGGATCGAGACCGACCTGCCATCCCATTTCGATGCGCCCTCGGGCCAGCGCCATCCGATCGACTACGAGGGCGGGGAGCCGACCTTGTCGATCCGGGTCCAGGAGCTGTTCGGGCTCGCCGTCCATCCAAGCGTCGCCCGCGGCAAGATCCCGCTGGTGGTCGAGCTCCTGTCGCCGGCGCACCGGCCGGTGCAGGTGACACGCGACCTGCCGGGCTTCTGGAAAGGCTCCTATCAGGCGGTGAAGAGCGAGATGAAGGGGCGTTATCCACGCCATCCCTGGCCGGACGACCCGGCGGCCGCGGCGGCGACCCACCGGGCCAAGCCACGCGGGACTTGA
- a CDS encoding DMT family transporter: MQHAPSARFPAAGLALAMAITGTVGAFATEAGLDPVTTVFWRCVFATAFLATWCILARSLPDPTLAASGLIRATLGGVCMVLSWTAFFAAFAMTSIATATIVYHVQPFFVVLLGIVFLGERVTLDQVVWMIGAFVGLVLASGLVASSTAVGASWALGIATALGGAMLYAIATILAKGLDGQRPDITTLCQTAAGIVMLAPFADFVRPVSPASWGWLIGIGTLHTGIAYMLMYRAYPQLTTPVIGVLTFIYPLVAIIIDWTIYGHPLGWMQAVGMALIALATFAVRLGWRLPGRPVCPV, translated from the coding sequence ATGCAACACGCACCTTCCGCCCGGTTTCCGGCCGCCGGTCTTGCCCTGGCCATGGCGATCACCGGCACCGTCGGCGCCTTCGCCACCGAGGCCGGGCTTGATCCGGTCACGACGGTGTTCTGGCGCTGCGTCTTCGCCACGGCGTTTCTCGCGACCTGGTGCATCCTTGCCCGCTCTCTGCCGGATCCGACACTTGCCGCATCGGGGCTCATCCGCGCGACGCTCGGCGGCGTCTGCATGGTGCTCAGCTGGACCGCTTTTTTTGCTGCCTTCGCCATGACCTCGATCGCGACGGCGACGATCGTCTATCATGTCCAGCCGTTTTTCGTGGTCCTGCTCGGCATCGTCTTTCTCGGCGAGCGGGTCACCCTCGACCAGGTCGTCTGGATGATCGGGGCCTTTGTCGGCCTCGTGCTGGCGAGCGGTCTTGTCGCCTCCTCCACGGCCGTCGGCGCGTCATGGGCGCTCGGGATCGCCACGGCGCTCGGCGGGGCGATGCTCTACGCGATCGCGACGATCCTCGCCAAAGGGCTCGATGGCCAGCGCCCGGACATCACCACGCTGTGCCAGACCGCCGCTGGAATCGTCATGCTTGCGCCGTTTGCCGACTTTGTCCGGCCCGTGTCGCCGGCGTCATGGGGCTGGCTGATCGGCATCGGAACGCTGCACACCGGCATAGCCTATATGCTGATGTACCGGGCCTATCCGCAGCTGACGACGCCGGTGATCGGCGTCCTCACCTTCATCTACCCGCTGGTCGCGATCATCATCGACTGGACCATCTATGGCCACCCGCTGGGATGGATGCAGGCGGTCGGCATGGCGCTGATCGCACTCGCGACCTTTGCCGTCCGGCTCGGCTGGCGCCTGCCGGGCCGGCCCGTGTGCCCGGTCTGA
- a CDS encoding FxsA family protein produces the protein MIRLRWLILGVIALPFVEFAAFWWVAGRVGFFTALISVIATSMIGVMILKGGARLLFTQLAAGRVVLLNQGAARSGMLTALAGLLLAIPGFVTDLAAVALLLPALKALLFGTRALTPHGPSRTPPPPGVVDLDPGDWREETEPARSRRRTRRIDRD, from the coding sequence ATGATCCGGTTGCGCTGGCTGATCCTGGGAGTGATCGCACTTCCTTTTGTCGAATTTGCCGCCTTCTGGTGGGTCGCCGGACGTGTTGGCTTCTTCACGGCCCTGATCAGCGTCATTGCCACCTCGATGATCGGCGTGATGATCCTGAAGGGCGGTGCGCGGCTCTTGTTCACCCAGCTCGCCGCCGGCCGGGTCGTGCTGTTGAACCAGGGTGCGGCGCGCAGCGGCATGCTGACCGCCCTTGCCGGTCTGCTCCTGGCCATTCCCGGCTTCGTCACCGACCTGGCGGCCGTCGCGTTGCTGCTGCCGGCGCTCAAGGCGCTGCTGTTCGGCACGCGGGCGCTGACGCCACATGGCCCAAGCCGGACCCCGCCGCCGCCCGGCGTGGTCGATCTCGATCCGGGCGACTGGCGCGAGGAGACCGAACCGGCGCGGTCGCGCCGCCGGACCCGCCGCATCGATCGGGACTGA
- a CDS encoding LysR substrate-binding domain-containing protein, with translation MAPPLDLDLVKTFVAVVETGSFSNAAPRIGRSQSAVSMQMQRLELAVGKQLLIRSPRAVTLSQTGEGFLTYARRLLRLSDEAWASVSRAEEAGSVRLGVPDDYAAFLLPPVLSRFAAEHPLVTVELICEPSTTLVKTIGEGRLDLAIVTRSPAQPLEVMRRERLVWVASPHHVAWEDDPLPVALFEPGCAARIHVLRALENADRAYRCTYSSASLLGLIAVVQAGLAVAGLAACSAPPSLSIIGENEGLPPLDDMEIGILRGPAPATAAVDRLNDFLRRDLSRR, from the coding sequence ATGGCCCCGCCCCTCGACCTCGATCTTGTCAAAACCTTCGTTGCCGTCGTCGAGACCGGCAGCTTCTCGAACGCTGCGCCACGGATCGGGCGCAGTCAGTCGGCCGTCAGCATGCAGATGCAGCGGCTGGAGCTGGCGGTCGGCAAACAGCTGCTGATCCGTTCGCCGCGAGCGGTGACCCTCAGCCAGACCGGCGAAGGCTTCCTGACCTATGCCCGCCGGCTGCTCAGACTGTCGGATGAGGCCTGGGCCAGCGTCAGCCGCGCGGAAGAGGCCGGCTCGGTGCGTCTCGGCGTGCCGGATGATTACGCGGCTTTCCTGCTGCCGCCGGTGCTGTCGCGCTTCGCGGCGGAGCATCCCCTGGTGACGGTGGAACTGATCTGCGAACCGTCGACCACGCTGGTGAAAACCATCGGCGAGGGACGGCTCGATCTGGCGATCGTCACACGCTCGCCCGCGCAGCCGCTCGAAGTGATGCGGCGGGAACGCCTGGTCTGGGTTGCCTCGCCGCACCATGTGGCGTGGGAGGACGATCCTCTGCCGGTTGCCCTGTTCGAACCGGGATGCGCCGCCCGCATCCATGTTCTGCGGGCGCTCGAAAATGCCGACCGCGCCTATCGCTGCACCTATTCCAGCGCCAGCCTGCTCGGCCTGATCGCCGTGGTTCAGGCCGGACTTGCCGTTGCAGGCCTTGCCGCGTGCAGCGCACCGCCGTCGCTCAGCATCATTGGCGAGAATGAAGGCTTGCCGCCGCTGGACGATATGGAGATCGGCATCCTGCGCGGCCCGGCCCCAGCCACGGCGGCGGTCGATCGGCTGAACGATTTTCTCCGCCGCGATCTGTCACGGCGATGA
- a CDS encoding class I SAM-dependent methyltransferase yields the protein MILDRAAFIRDNTRLLAVPHAPEIRLHLADEATTLWQKTEDELGSIGLPPPFWAFAWAGGQALARYVLDQPALIAGKSVLDVATGSGLVAIAAAKAGASRVSAVDIDAFAEVAVALNAAANGVAIEARTGDPTGTDDGWQVILAGDICYQRDMTQAMLGWLGPIAAAGRTVLIGDPGRTYLPRERLEKLAEYEVPVTRALEDLEIKRTGVWRLIA from the coding sequence ATGATCTTGGATCGCGCGGCCTTCATCCGCGACAACACCCGGCTGCTCGCGGTGCCCCATGCGCCCGAGATCCGGCTGCATCTGGCAGACGAAGCGACCACGCTTTGGCAGAAGACCGAAGACGAGCTCGGTTCGATCGGCCTGCCGCCGCCGTTCTGGGCCTTTGCCTGGGCCGGTGGCCAGGCGCTGGCCCGCTATGTGCTGGATCAGCCGGCCCTCATTGCCGGCAAGTCGGTGCTCGATGTCGCGACCGGCTCCGGGCTTGTCGCCATTGCCGCCGCCAAGGCCGGTGCGTCCCGCGTCAGCGCGGTCGATATCGACGCCTTCGCCGAGGTCGCGGTGGCGCTCAATGCCGCGGCGAACGGGGTCGCGATCGAAGCCAGAACCGGCGATCCGACCGGCACCGATGACGGCTGGCAGGTGATTCTGGCCGGCGACATCTGCTATCAGCGCGACATGACGCAAGCCATGCTCGGCTGGCTCGGGCCGATCGCCGCGGCCGGCCGGACCGTATTGATCGGTGATCCCGGGCGCACCTATCTGCCGAGGGAGCGGCTTGAAAAGCTTGCCGAATATGAGGTTCCGGTGACCCGCGCGCTCGAGGATCTCGAGATCAAACGGACCGGGGTCTGGCGATTGATCGCGTGA
- a CDS encoding extracellular solute-binding protein, protein MPTTRRAFGALSIGLVAGLGQVRAADAPPWRHGLSLVGALRYPPDFRHTGYVNPEAPKGGVARLSIDGAFDSFNQILPRGATPPIAGLLYMPLFEDATDEISTAYGAVADAVRHPDDFSSATYRINPSARWHDGRPITPEDVIWTMEQVKKNDPRMGFYYRNVVRVEKTAEREVTFSFDSAGNREKPQIVGQLQVLPRHWWEGTDAQGRRRDISQTTLEPPLGSGPYRIRSFEAGRNVVMERVTDWWARDLPIYVGQHNFDELRFEVYRDDTVELEGFKADQVDFRNENTARYWATGYDFPAVRDGRVKLETFPDRMPAGMQAIILNLRLAKFGDVRVRRALNLMFDFESMNANLMFSAYRRTASFFEDTELAARGLPTGQELAILETVRAQVPPEVFTTPYANPVNGSQDAQRANLREAIRLMREAGYEVRNRRMVEIGTGQPLKIELLLNGPTFERHALAYKAALDRLGIELTPRLVDTAQYINRLNERRFDAIIGGYPQSLSPGNEQRDFFGSEAADRPGTLNSAGIKNPAVDQLISRVIFAKDRAELVAATKALDRVLLANQYVIPTWFSAETRTARWNRFGRPDRMPDYGSPAFPAIWWWDAALARKTGAR, encoded by the coding sequence ATGCCCACCACCCGACGCGCCTTCGGCGCCCTTTCCATCGGCCTGGTCGCAGGCCTTGGCCAGGTGCGGGCGGCGGATGCCCCGCCCTGGCGACACGGCCTCTCGCTGGTCGGCGCGCTGCGCTACCCGCCGGACTTCCGGCACACCGGTTATGTCAACCCCGAGGCGCCGAAAGGCGGCGTGGCGCGCCTGTCGATCGACGGCGCCTTCGACAGTTTCAACCAGATCCTGCCGCGCGGCGCGACGCCGCCGATTGCCGGCCTGCTTTATATGCCGCTGTTCGAGGACGCGACGGACGAGATCTCCACCGCTTATGGCGCGGTCGCCGATGCCGTGCGCCATCCCGATGATTTTTCCTCCGCCACCTATCGGATCAATCCGAGCGCCCGCTGGCATGATGGCCGGCCGATCACCCCGGAAGACGTGATCTGGACCATGGAGCAGGTGAAAAAGAACGACCCGCGCATGGGTTTCTATTATCGCAACGTGGTGCGCGTGGAAAAAACCGCCGAGCGCGAGGTGACCTTCAGCTTCGACAGTGCCGGCAACCGGGAAAAACCGCAGATCGTCGGCCAGTTGCAGGTGCTGCCGCGCCATTGGTGGGAAGGCACCGATGCCCAGGGGCGCCGGCGCGACATCTCGCAGACGACGCTGGAACCGCCGCTCGGCTCGGGCCCCTACCGGATCAGGAGCTTCGAGGCCGGCCGCAACGTGGTGATGGAGCGGGTGACCGACTGGTGGGCCAGGGACCTGCCGATCTATGTCGGCCAGCACAATTTCGACGAGCTGCGCTTCGAGGTCTATCGCGACGACACCGTGGAGCTCGAAGGGTTCAAAGCCGACCAGGTCGATTTCCGCAACGAGAACACCGCGCGCTATTGGGCGACCGGTTACGATTTTCCGGCGGTGCGCGACGGCCGGGTGAAGCTGGAAACCTTTCCCGACCGCATGCCGGCAGGCATGCAGGCGATCATCCTCAATCTCAGGCTGGCCAAGTTCGGCGATGTCAGGGTGCGCCGGGCGCTCAACCTGATGTTCGATTTCGAGAGCATGAACGCCAACCTGATGTTCAGCGCCTATCGGCGCACGGCGAGCTTCTTCGAGGATACCGAGCTCGCGGCCCGCGGCCTGCCGACCGGCCAGGAGCTGGCCATTCTGGAAACGGTGCGCGCCCAGGTGCCACCCGAGGTGTTCACCACGCCTTATGCCAATCCGGTCAATGGCAGCCAGGACGCCCAGCGGGCGAACCTGCGCGAGGCCATCCGGCTGATGCGCGAGGCGGGCTACGAGGTTCGCAACCGGCGGATGGTCGAGATCGGCACCGGCCAGCCGCTGAAGATCGAACTCCTGCTGAACGGACCGACCTTCGAACGCCATGCGCTGGCCTATAAGGCGGCGCTCGACCGGCTCGGCATCGAACTGACCCCGCGGCTGGTCGATACCGCGCAATATATCAACCGGCTGAACGAGCGCCGTTTCGACGCGATCATCGGCGGCTATCCGCAGTCCTTGTCGCCGGGCAACGAGCAGCGCGACTTCTTCGGCTCGGAAGCCGCCGACCGGCCCGGCACGCTGAACAGCGCCGGCATCAAGAACCCGGCCGTCGACCAATTGATCAGCCGGGTCATCTTCGCCAAGGACCGGGCCGAGCTGGTGGCGGCGACCAAGGCGCTCGACCGGGTCCTTTTGGCCAACCAATACGTGATCCCGACCTGGTTTTCGGCCGAGACCCGCACCGCCCGCTGGAACCGCTTCGGCCGGCCCGATCGCATGCCCGACTATGGCAGCCCGGCCTTCCCGGCCATCTGGTGGTGGGATGCGGCCTTGGCGCGGAAGACCGGTGCGCGCTGA
- a CDS encoding threonine dehydratase, protein MFSRDDLDAAARLVHAVMPPTPAYAWPLLAERFGLQVVVKHENHTPIGAFKVRGGIVYLDRLKRERPEVKGIVSATRGNHGQSLAFAARHAGLPLAVVVPHGNSVEKNAAMRAFGAELIEHGRDFDEARERAAAIAAERGFEFVPSFHRDLVMGVATYGLELFLAHPDIDILYAPIGLGSGLCGLISARDLLGLKTRIVGVVSEDAAAYALSVEAGRVVEVNATNTFADGIAVRIPSAEALAIIIDGAERIVKVSEDAIAEAVRTYWTDTHNAAEGAGAAALAALAKEAPALKGLKAAVILSGQNIDRPVMLEILSGRTPKAM, encoded by the coding sequence CTGTTCTCACGCGACGACCTCGACGCCGCGGCTCGCCTGGTCCACGCCGTCATGCCGCCGACGCCGGCCTATGCCTGGCCGCTATTGGCCGAGCGTTTTGGCCTGCAAGTCGTCGTCAAGCACGAGAACCACACGCCGATCGGCGCCTTCAAGGTGCGCGGCGGCATCGTCTATCTCGACCGGCTGAAGCGTGAACGGCCCGAGGTCAAAGGCATCGTCTCGGCGACCCGCGGCAATCACGGCCAGAGCCTGGCTTTTGCTGCGCGCCATGCCGGGCTGCCGCTCGCCGTCGTCGTGCCCCATGGCAATTCGGTCGAGAAGAACGCCGCGATGAGGGCCTTCGGCGCCGAGCTGATCGAACATGGCCGCGACTTCGACGAGGCGCGCGAGCGCGCCGCCGCGATCGCCGCCGAGCGTGGCTTCGAGTTCGTACCGTCGTTCCACCGCGACCTGGTCATGGGGGTGGCGACCTATGGGCTGGAGCTGTTCTTAGCCCATCCGGATATCGACATTCTCTACGCGCCGATCGGCCTCGGCTCGGGGCTTTGCGGGCTGATCAGCGCGCGCGACCTGCTCGGCCTGAAGACCCGTATCGTCGGCGTGGTTTCGGAAGATGCCGCGGCCTATGCCCTGTCGGTCGAGGCCGGTCGCGTCGTCGAGGTCAATGCCACCAATACCTTTGCCGACGGCATCGCCGTGCGCATTCCCTCGGCCGAGGCGCTGGCGATCATCATTGATGGCGCCGAGCGCATCGTCAAAGTCTCCGAGGACGCGATCGCCGAAGCCGTCAGAACCTATTGGACCGATACCCACAATGCCGCCGAGGGCGCTGGCGCGGCAGCCCTCGCCGCACTCGCCAAGGAGGCGCCGGCGCTCAAGGGCCTGAAGGCTGCCGTGATCCTCAGCGGCCAGAACATCGACCGGCCGGTGATGCTGGAGATCCTCAGCGGGCGCACGCCGAAGGCGATGTGA
- the panE gene encoding 2-dehydropantoate 2-reductase translates to MRLLVVGAGSTGGYFGGRLAQAGRDVTFLVRPKRAAEIEANGLQIVSPHGDVTLTPKLVTAGQLTQPFDAVLLTVKAFALERALDDLIPAIGPETMILPVLNGMRHVDVLATRFGEKAVLGGVCKIAATIDGQGRIVQLAKFQELVYGELNGQPSARTEALDGFMQGAGFDARLSPAVEREMWEKWVLLATLGGITCLMRGTVGDIAAAPGGTDFVHGFLDEVVTVVKTVGKAPNPDFLANVRAQMTAAGSPQASSMYRDLQAGNAVEADQIIGDLLARARSAGIATPLIATAYTHLSVYQNRVTA, encoded by the coding sequence ATGCGTTTATTGGTGGTCGGGGCCGGATCGACCGGCGGCTATTTCGGCGGTCGTCTGGCTCAGGCCGGCCGTGACGTGACCTTCCTGGTCCGGCCGAAGCGGGCAGCTGAGATCGAGGCCAACGGGCTGCAGATCGTCAGCCCCCATGGTGACGTGACGCTGACGCCGAAACTCGTCACGGCGGGCCAGCTGACCCAACCGTTCGACGCGGTCCTGCTCACCGTCAAGGCCTTTGCGCTGGAGCGGGCGCTCGACGACCTCATCCCCGCCATCGGGCCCGAAACCATGATCCTGCCGGTGCTGAACGGCATGAGGCATGTCGATGTGCTGGCCACGCGTTTCGGCGAAAAGGCGGTGCTCGGCGGCGTCTGCAAGATCGCCGCGACGATCGACGGCCAGGGCCGCATCGTTCAGCTCGCCAAGTTCCAGGAGCTGGTTTACGGCGAGCTGAACGGCCAGCCGTCGGCGCGCACCGAGGCGCTCGATGGCTTCATGCAGGGTGCCGGTTTCGACGCCCGGCTGTCGCCGGCGGTCGAGCGCGAGATGTGGGAAAAATGGGTGCTGCTGGCAACGCTCGGCGGCATCACCTGCCTGATGCGCGGCACGGTCGGGGATATCGCCGCGGCGCCCGGCGGCACTGATTTCGTGCACGGCTTCCTCGATGAGGTCGTGACTGTCGTCAAGACGGTCGGCAAGGCGCCGAACCCGGATTTCCTCGCCAATGTCAGGGCGCAGATGACCGCCGCCGGCTCGCCCCAGGCTTCCTCCATGTATCGGGATCTGCAGGCCGGCAACGCGGTCGAGGCTGATCAGATCATCGGCGACCTCTTGGCCCGGGCCCGCAGCGCCGGCATTGCCACGCCGCTGATCGCCACCGCCTATACCCATCTGTCGGTCTACCAGAACCGGGTCACCGCCTGA
- a CDS encoding hydroxymethylglutaryl-CoA lyase: protein MSRSVELIEVAPRDGLQNEKVPVSTADKIALIERSFAAGFRKVEVTSFVNPKRVPQMADAEAVMAGILPRYADRTLVGLALNVKGAERALAAGCNQINYVCVASETFARKNQNASTAELVAGAGEVARLVKAAGKPLAISIATAFGCPFDGEVPVERVMAIAAEVLRLDPYEIGFADTIGCGVPSQVTDMLARAKALSATVKLRCHFHDTRNTGVANAIAAVAAGVDYLDASVGGVGGCPFAPNATGNVATEDLVYTFNRMGISTGLDIDRLIDTAHWLSGVLGKPLPAALSRAGVFPPRAA from the coding sequence ATGTCCCGATCGGTTGAGCTCATCGAGGTCGCGCCGCGCGACGGCCTGCAGAACGAGAAGGTACCGGTCTCGACCGCCGACAAGATCGCGCTGATCGAGCGCTCCTTCGCCGCCGGCTTCCGCAAGGTCGAGGTGACCAGCTTCGTCAATCCGAAACGGGTGCCGCAAATGGCCGATGCCGAGGCTGTCATGGCCGGCATCCTGCCGCGCTATGCCGACCGCACGCTGGTTGGCCTGGCGCTCAATGTGAAGGGCGCCGAGCGGGCCCTGGCCGCCGGCTGCAACCAGATCAATTATGTCTGCGTCGCCAGCGAGACCTTTGCGCGGAAGAACCAGAACGCCAGCACCGCCGAACTGGTGGCCGGCGCCGGCGAGGTGGCGCGCCTGGTCAAGGCCGCCGGCAAGCCGCTGGCGATTTCCATTGCCACCGCCTTCGGCTGCCCGTTCGACGGCGAGGTGCCGGTCGAGCGCGTCATGGCGATCGCGGCTGAAGTGCTGCGCCTCGACCCCTATGAGATCGGTTTCGCCGACACCATCGGTTGCGGCGTGCCGAGCCAGGTCACCGACATGCTGGCGCGCGCCAAGGCCTTGTCGGCGACCGTCAAGCTGCGCTGCCACTTTCACGACACCCGCAACACCGGCGTCGCCAATGCGATCGCTGCGGTCGCGGCGGGTGTCGACTATCTCGACGCCTCGGTCGGCGGCGTCGGCGGTTGCCCGTTCGCGCCCAATGCGACCGGCAATGTCGCGACCGAGGACCTGGTCTACACCTTCAACCGCATGGGCATTTCGACCGGCCTCGACATCGACCGGCTGATCGATACCGCGCATTGGCTGTCGGGCGTGCTCGGCAAGCCGCTGCCGGCGGCGCTCAGCCGGGCCGGCGTGTTCCCGCCGCGGGCTGCCTGA